The sequence below is a genomic window from Elusimicrobiaceae bacterium.
GCGTCTGATTAACGGATTTTGCCAAGAACTGAAACCGGATCAGTATGAGGCGGCAGTCAAAAGTGGTGAGATTTTGGACTTTGTCGGTTCGTACGAAGTAAAAGAAGGAGATACTTTCTTCATTCCGGCAGGCAGGATTCATGGAATCGGCGCAGGTATTTTGATTGCCGAAATTCAACAAACCTCTAATATCACCTATCGTCTGTATGATTATCACCGTAAAGACCAAAACGGACAAGAACGCCAACTGCACATAGCAGATGGAAAAGATGCGTTGGATTTTGCCGTTCTTCCTAATACAAAAATTTCAGTTGAGGAACAGATAAACCAACCGGAAACCTTAGTACAATGTCCTTTCTTTACCGTGAATTTACTTCACGTAGAAGGTACATTGCCAAGAGATTTGGTAAATAGAAAGAGCTTTGTGGCGTATATGGCTTTGCAGGGCAAAACAACGATTTCCGTGCAAGAGAAGCTCTATTCTATTGAAAAAGGAGAGAGTATATTGATTCCGGCCGCACTGGCCTCATATTGCGTACAGGGAATCAATGCCAAGTTGTTAGAAGTATATATTTAAAATGCACTTTCTAAGTAAAAACAAAAGGCACTTCTTGGGAAGTGCCTTTTTAAATGAAAACTTTATAAATAGTCCAATTTTGCTTTGTCATTAGATTGCATAAACTTGTGTCCCAAGGGGAAATGCGAAAAACACCTTTATAAGGTAACCATTTTTTAGACTTGCAAATACAAAACGATGAGGAGCTGCTGACGGTCTCGGGTAATCTCCCGAGTGTGAGCAACTCCTCTACAAGTAGTTTAATAGATAAAGATGAAATTGTCAACAAGAACTCTTACAAGAAAATCTATTTGATATACAATTAAGCTTGTTTGACGACCAACGAAGCCTTTTTGATACGCAGGCCCGTGTGGAAGAAGATCAATGGCAAAACCAAGGGGAACAAGAACTAAAAGATTTTATCTTTTCTACGTTGAAAGAGGTTTCTGTATTTTTGTCTGTGTCCAAATCGCGAAATAGGCTTTTCGGGTTTCAATAACCTTATAAAAGGCAAGTTTCGTTAGTTTCTATTGCTCAGTTTTTTAATTTTCCAAGAAACCCAAATATCTTGTGCTACTAAGTATAGAAATCTTAATCCGATTGAGACAATAAACAAGGATAAAATCGGAGAAAAATAAAAATGTTTGGGAAAAGCCAATAATCTTAATGAAGCAACAAAGAAAGGGATTCCTATGACTAGAAAGAGTAAACCAATACAAGTGGTTGCAAAAGGCGATTGGCAGTTTTTATGATAACCATACAAACGTTGATTTTGTATTTGTTTATTAAAAAAGTCAGCCAAATTTTTCTCAATAGAATCCCATTCAGAGAATGGGGCGATATGGGAGGAAAAATCTTTAAATCGGAAATGGAGATCTACCAAACGATAAAGAACTTTGTTAGAGCTGTGCTTATGCGCTATCTTAAAAATAGATTCTTGTTGCTGAAAAGTA
It includes:
- a CDS encoding class I mannose-6-phosphate isomerase, whose amino-acid sequence is MSNLYPLKFTPIFKKTLWGGNKLRAYLSKASEDGTGESWEISALQGNESIVKEGNLAGKSLKDLCAQFGAELLGEKVVHETGKEFPLLFKFIDARQDLSLQVHPNNELAQKKHHCFGKTEMWYVVQADEGARLINGFCQELKPDQYEAAVKSGEILDFVGSYEVKEGDTFFIPAGRIHGIGAGILIAEIQQTSNITYRLYDYHRKDQNGQERQLHIADGKDALDFAVLPNTKISVEEQINQPETLVQCPFFTVNLLHVEGTLPRDLVNRKSFVAYMALQGKTTISVQEKLYSIEKGESILIPAALASYCVQGINAKLLEVYI